The region CGGCGAGGCGAGCACGGAGGGACTCGGTGTCGCGCTGACCTTCGGCGGTGGCGTTGGCGAGTTGGGCGCGGAGCGACTCGGTCTCGCGCTGGGCGTCGGCGAGTTGGGCGCGGAGCGTCTCCGCCTCGCGCTGGGCCTCGGTTTCGGTGTCGGCGAGGTGGGTGCGGAGTGTGTCGGTGTCGCGCTGGGCTTCGGCGAGTTGGGCGCGGAGCGACTCGGCGTCGCGGTGGGCTTCGTCCTGGAGGCGGGTGCGGAGGGATTCGAGCGCGGTGGTGTGCTCGGCCCGGAGGGTGGTGGCTTCGTGGGTTGCGGCTTCGAGCGCGGAGGCGTGGGCGGTGCGGAGGGATTCGAGGGCGGTGTCGGCCTCGTGGGCTGCCGCTTCGAGCGCGGTGGCGTGCTCGGCGTGGAGGGCGTCCACCTCGGCGGAGTGCTGCGCGCGGAGTGCGTCGCGCTGGGCGAGCGCGTCGGTGCGGTCGGCGCGGAGGGACTCCAGCTCCGAGGTGTGCTCCGCCCGGAGCGCATCGAGCGCCGCGGCCTGGTCGGCGCGGAGCCACTCCAGCGCGGAGGTGTGCTCGGCCTGGACGGTGTCGAGCTGCTCGCGTGCGGCGGACTGCTCGGCGCGGAGCGACTCCAGCTCCGAGGCGTGCTCGGCGCGCAGGGACTCGAGCTCGGATTCCCTCGTCGCCCGGAGCGTCGCGGCCTCGGCTTCGAGCTCTCCGACGACGGTCTGCGCGGTCGCCTCGGCGTCTTCGAGGCGCTTGCGGAGGGTGGAGGACTCGGCGTCGCGCTGGGCGTCGGCCTCGGCGAGCTGGGCGCGGAGGGCGTCGACCTCGGTCGCGGCGGCCGCCGCGGCTTCCGTGAGGCGCGTCTCAAGCGCCTGGAGCTCGTCGCGCGCCTGCAGCTCGGTGGCGTGAAGCTCGCGGGTCAGGCGCGTGATCTCGGACGCCGACGCCGACTCGGCGGCAACGAGCGCGGACTCCGCCTCGGCGACCCGCGCCGCCGCGGCCTGCTCGACCTCGACCAGCTGCTCGCGCAGCTCCGCCGCCCGCGCCGCGCCCGCCGCCTCGACGGCCGACGTGCGCTCGCGCAGCGTCTCCGCCTCCGCGGCCGCCGCGCGCTCGGCGGCCACCAACCTGGACTCCAGCTCCGACGCGTGCGCCGCGGCCGTCGACTCCGCGTCCGCCAGCCGCTCCCGCAGCGACGCCGCGTCCGCCGCCGCCTGACCCGCGCGCTGCTCGGCGTCGGCCAGCCAGTTGCGCAGGTCGTCCGTGTCGGCCTTCAGCGCCTGCTCGGCCCCCGCCGCCGCGGCTTCCGCCGACGTGACCGCCTCGCGCAGCGACCGCGCCTCCAAGGAGGACTCCGAAAGCCGGTCCCGCAGCCGGTCCGCATCCGCCGCGCGCGCCGCGCGTTCTTCTTCAACAACCCGGATGCGCTCCTCCAGCGCGTCCGCCTCCGACGCCCGCGCCCGCGCGGCCGCCAGCTGCGCCTCGAGCCGCGCCAGCCCCGCCGTCGCCTGCTCGGCCAACCCCGCGCGCTCGGCGGCCTCGACCGCAACGACCCGGAGCGCTTCCAACTCCTCAGCGGCCGCCGCCGCGCGCGTCTCCGCGTCGCGCCGGGCGACCCCTTCGACATCCAGCCGCCGCTGCGCATCGCGCAGCTCCGACGACAGCAGCGCGGCCCGCGACGACGCCTCGTTCGCGCTCTCCCTCAGCGCCCGCTGCGCGTCGGCCTCCGCCTCACGCCGCGCGGCCCGCTCCTCGCGCACGCGCGTGGTCAGGTCGTCCGCACGCCGCGCCGCCGCCTCGGCCCGCCGCGCCAGCGCCTCGGTCTCGGCCAGCTTCTGCTCCAGCCCCCGGACACGCTGCTCGGCCTGCTCGGCGCGCCGCTGGGCCGCGCCGCCGGACAGCAGCGCGTGCTCGCGCTCGCCCTCCAGCGCCTCGAACCGCTCCCGCAGCGCCGCCAGCTCGCGCGCCCGCGTCTCGGCCACCGAGCGCGCCTCTTCGACCGCCGCGACCCGCGCCTCGGCACCCCGCGCGGCCCTCGACGCCCGGTCGGCGGCGTCGCGCAGCGCGACGATCTCCCGCTCCCGCTCCTCCAGCGCCCGCCGCGCCTCGCGCGCCACCTCGACCGCCGCGCGCGCCTGCTCGGCCGCCCGCGCGGCGCGGTCGTGGTCGCCGCGCGCGCGGTCGTCGCCCGCCGTCGCGCGCTCCGACGCCCGGACGCGCTCCTCGGTCAGCGCCTCGATCGCGCCGACCCGCCCCGCCTCCGCGCGCGCCGCCAGCTCCGCCGCTCGCGCGGCCTCGGCCGCGGCCTGCTGAGCGATCTGGTGCGCCTCGGCCGCGCGCCGGTCCGCCGCCTCGCGCGCCGCCTGCTCCTCGGCGAGCCGCTCGTGGAGCGCGGTGACGTCCGACGCGCGCGCGAGCGCGCCGACGTCCAGCACCGACGGCGGCTCCTCGCGCCCGCGCCCCCGGAACCCGCCCCGCGCGCGGCGCGGCTCCGGAGGGGCTACGGGCTCGGGCGGCGCAGGAGCGACGGCCGCGGGCGCGGGAGACGGCGCAACGGGAGCAGCAGCAGCCGCCGCACGCCGCCGCCCCGCCGGCCGCGGCAGGTCCGTGATCTGCCCCCGCCCCGTCTGCAGCGCGTACGCCACCCGCGCGGCCCCGACGACCTCCGCCTCCGCGCTGAACGCGGCCCGCCACTCGAACCCCTCGGGCCCGACCATCGGCGCCGTCTCGTCCGGCCCGGGCAGCGGCGACAGCCGGTGGATCCGGCGCCCGTCGTCCAGCAACAGCAGCGGCGCGCCGAGCCGCTCGCGGGTCGGCGCGACCCAGCGACCAGCGATCCGCAGCAGCACCGTGCCGGGACCAGCGGGAACCTGCTCGAAGGAGTGAACCTCGAAGCGCGCGGGCAAACAGGCCGATCGTAGCCTGATGCCCGGCTATTGCAGGGTCTTCAGCGCCGCGAGCGCGCGCGAAACGACGGTTTCCGGCGCATCCGACCCGTCCAGGACGACGTACCGCTCCGGCGCCGCGGCGGCCAGCGCGTCGTAGGCGTCGACCACGCGCGCGAAGAACTCCGGGCCCGCGGCCTCGATGCGATCGAGAGAACCCGCCGCGGCCACCCGCGCAGCGGCAACCTCCGGAGAGACCCGGACGTACAGCGTCAGATCGGCGCGCACGTCCCCGCACGCGAAGGCGTTGATCGCCGCGACCGCCTCGACGCCCAGCCCGCGCCCCGCGCCCTGGTAGGCCAGCGACGAGTCCACGAAGCGATCCAGGACCACCCACCGCCCGTCGCGCAACAGCGGGACGACCACCTCGGAGACCAGCTGCGCCCGCGCCGCCGCGAAGAGCAGCGCCTCGGCGCGCGCATCCACGCGCAGCGACGGATCCGCCACGAGCGCGCGCACACGCTCCGACACCGCAGCCCCGCCCGGCTCGCGCAACACCACCAACTCGGGCAACGCCATCAACAACCCGCGGGCGAGCGTGGTCTTGCCCGCACCGTCGATGCCTTCGATCGCGATCAGCCGTCCGCCCGACACGAGGGCGCCACAGTACCCTGGCGCGGGCATGCTCGAGGTCGTCGCCCGCCACCCGCACGCCCACTCGATCCTCTCGGCGGCGCTCCGGCCGCAGGGCGCGCCCTCGCACGCCTACCTCTTCCACGGCCCCGCCGGCGCCGGCAAGCAGGACGCCGCGCGCGCGTTCGCCGCCGAGCTGCTCGCCGAGGGCGCGACCGACCCGGCCAACGCGCGCAGGCGCGCGCTCGACGGCGTCCACCCCGACCTCACGTGGGTCCGGCCGTCAGGCGCCGCCGAGATGCTCGTCGCCGACATCGAGGAGCCCGTGATCGGCGCCGCCACGCGCACGCCGTTCGAGGCCAGGCGCCGCGTCTTCGTCATCGAGGGCGCCGACACGATGAACGACCAGGCCGCCAACAAGCTCCTCAAGACGCTCGAGGAGCCGCCGCCGTTCGCGCACCTGGTGCTGCTCACCAACCGCCTCGGCAACATCCTGCCGACGATCCGCTCGCGCACCCAGCTGGTCCGGTTCGAGGCCGCCACCCCGGACGAGCTGAGCAACCGCCTGCAGACCAGGCACGGCGTCCCGCCGCTGACCGCCGACGCCGCCGCGCGCCTGGCGCTGGGCGACGCCGAGCGCGCGCTCGCCCTCGCGCTCGCCGAGGGTCCGTCGCTCCGGGACACCGCAGAGCGCTACGCGCGCGCCGCGCTGCACGCCCAGCTGTCCGAGCGCCCGCACGTCAGGCTGCTCGACCTCGCCAAGGCGCGCGGGGACATCGCCGCGACCGCGGTCGCCGAGCAGATCGCCGCCAACGCCGAGCTGCTGCCCGACCGCGAGGCGCGCAGGGCCAAGAGGGAGGGCGAGACGGCCGGCAAGCGCGCGCACCGCCGCGCCCACGCGGCGACGATCGACCACGGCCTGCAGCTGGTCGGGCTGTGGCTGCGCGACGTCGCGGTCACCAAGGACGGCGCGCCGGAGCTGATCCACCACGTCGACCGCGCCGAGCAGGTCGCCGCCGACGCGCAGGAGACGCCGGCGTCCACCAACAAGCTGCGCGACGCCGTCGGCCTGGTCGAGGAGGCGCGCACGATGCAGATCCTCAACCCGTCCGAGGAGCTGGCGCTGGAGGCGCTGGCCTCCAAGCTGGAGCGGACGCTCCGGGGCTGACCGCCGTCAGTTCGTGACCGCGCCGGTCGCGACCAGCGTCAGGATCACGACGCCGAGCACGACGCGGTAGACGACGAACAGCGTCACCGGGTGCTTGGTCAAGTACTTCAGGAACCACGCGATCGACGCGTAGCCGACGACGAACGCGAAGAACACGGCGATCAGCGTCGGGACCGCGCCCGCGCCGCCACCTTTGCCGACGTCCTTGAGCTCGAACAGCCCGGACAGGACGACCGCGGGGACCGACAGCAGGAACGAGTAGCGCGCGGCCGCGCCGCGCTCCAGGCCGAGGAACAGGCCCGCGGAGATCGTCGAGCCGGACCGCGACACGCCCGGCACCAGCGCGGCCGCCTGGGCGAGCCCGATCAGCGACGCGTCCCTGTAGCTCAGCGACTCGATCTCGCGGTCCTTGCGGCCGACGCGCTCGGCGATCTCCAGCACGATGCCGAGCACGATCATCACGATGCCGATCAGGACCAGCTGGCGCGCGTCGGTCTCGATCTTGTCCTTGAAGAGCAGGCCGAGGACGGCGACCGGGATCGTGCCGATGATCAGGTACCAGCCGAGCTTGGCCTCGAGCGTGCCGCGTTCGGCCGGGTCGCGCAGCGAGCGCAACCACGCACGCGCGATGTTCCAGAGGTCGTTGCGGAAGTAGATGAGCACCGCCGCGACCGTGCCGAGCTGGACGACCGCGGTAAACGCGGTGCCCGGGTCGTCCCAGCCGGCGAAGGCGGGAACGAGGCGCAGGTGCGCGGTGGAGGAGATCGGCAGGAACTCGGTGAGCCCCTGGACGATGCCGAGGATGATCGCCTGGAATGCGTCCATGTGCGCGGGCCACAGTAGCCGCCGACCCGGCCGGGATGTAGTGCGATGGTGACCTGTTCAGGTTGTCGTCAGGTCCGTTGGCAGACGTGGCGGCAGGTTGTAGGTCTTGAAGTTCCGGAAGCTGCTGAAGCGCGGGTGGTCGGGGCCGTGGAAGTCGGCGGAGCCGGTGGTGAGGAGGCCGCGGGCGGTCGCGGCGTCGTAGGCGGTCTGCGTTTGCGCGCGCGTGTGCGTGGTGTAGAAGGCCTCGACGCCGTCGAGGCCCTGCGCGTCGAAGCGCGCGATCGCGCCGACGACGTCCTCGGGCGCGTCGACGTCCCAGAACGGGTGCGCCCAGACCGCGGCGCCGCCGGCCAGGTGGATCGCGTCGATCGCCTCCGCGACCGTGGGCGTGGTGCGGCGGCGGTAGGCGGGGGCGCCGGGGATCAGGTAG is a window of Conexibacter woesei Iso977N DNA encoding:
- a CDS encoding ATP-binding protein; the protein is MLEVVARHPHAHSILSAALRPQGAPSHAYLFHGPAGAGKQDAARAFAAELLAEGATDPANARRRALDGVHPDLTWVRPSGAAEMLVADIEEPVIGAATRTPFEARRRVFVIEGADTMNDQAANKLLKTLEEPPPFAHLVLLTNRLGNILPTIRSRTQLVRFEAATPDELSNRLQTRHGVPPLTADAAARLALGDAERALALALAEGPSLRDTAERYARAALHAQLSERPHVRLLDLAKARGDIAATAVAEQIAANAELLPDREARRAKREGETAGKRAHRRAHAATIDHGLQLVGLWLRDVAVTKDGAPELIHHVDRAEQVAADAQETPASTNKLRDAVGLVEEARTMQILNPSEELALEALASKLERTLRG
- a CDS encoding undecaprenyl-diphosphate phosphatase, with the protein product MDAFQAIILGIVQGLTEFLPISSTAHLRLVPAFAGWDDPGTAFTAVVQLGTVAAVLIYFRNDLWNIARAWLRSLRDPAERGTLEAKLGWYLIIGTIPVAVLGLLFKDKIETDARQLVLIGIVMIVLGIVLEIAERVGRKDREIESLSYRDASLIGLAQAAALVPGVSRSGSTISAGLFLGLERGAAARYSFLLSVPAVVLSGLFELKDVGKGGGAGAVPTLIAVFFAFVVGYASIAWFLKYLTKHPVTLFVVYRVVLGVVILTLVATGAVTN
- the tmk gene encoding dTMP kinase, whose amino-acid sequence is MSGGRLIAIEGIDGAGKTTLARGLLMALPELVVLREPGGAAVSERVRALVADPSLRVDARAEALLFAAARAQLVSEVVVPLLRDGRWVVLDRFVDSSLAYQGAGRGLGVEAVAAINAFACGDVRADLTLYVRVSPEVAAARVAAAGSLDRIEAAGPEFFARVVDAYDALAAAAPERYVVLDGSDAPETVVSRALAALKTLQ